The Pecten maximus chromosome 11, xPecMax1.1, whole genome shotgun sequence genome has a segment encoding these proteins:
- the LOC117337135 gene encoding uncharacterized protein LOC117337135: MGRSGMNCRWRYQLKMFLVIVILLNMFIAPLTYNSVRHPAPQVKHEKRMSIDKSFLVSLHNPPPWLVDLYKRADPKQCGYTNCRWSMDKYLHSVSDVIVFHGPSLDKIPIIRSPGQTWVMLALESPLHFGSNYKLPAWKSVFQLDNDVPEGLGYLFPLF; this comes from the coding sequence GTCGTAGCGGAATGAACTGTAGATGGCGTTACCAATTGAAGATGTTCCTTGTCATCGTGATTCTATTAAACATGTTCATAGCTCCTCTAACCTACAATTCAGTCAGGCATCCTGCTCCACAAGTCAAACATGAAAAAAGAATGTCTATAGATAAGTCATTTTTAGTGTCACTGCATAACCCTCCTCCGTGGCTGGTGGATTTATACAAACGAGCTGACCCCAAACAATGCGGATACACCAACTGTCGATGGAGTATGGACAAGTATCTTCACAGTGTCAGCGACGTCATAGTGTTCCATGGTCCTTCGCTTGACAAAATTCCTATCATCAGGTCACCTGGTCAAACCTGGGTAATGCTTGCTTTGGAGAGCCCTTTGCATTTTGGGTCAAATTACAAACTTCCGGCATGGAAGTCTGTATTTCAATTGGACAATGACGTACCGGAAGGACTCGGATATCTATTTCCCTTATTCTGA